One Glycine soja cultivar W05 chromosome 7, ASM419377v2, whole genome shotgun sequence genomic window, TCATAAATCTCACTAAATTTCAAAAATGAGTTgttaaatatttctttcataattgattttaatttatatcataTCTTTTGTCCATTATTATTCAACCTGAGACTTCTTTCACACTCTTCCGTGCTTGTATCTCGTTCATGTTGGTTCCCACTTCATTCTTCCCCCAACACGCAACCCATTTCTGCTTGGCCGTTAACTAATAAGAGATTTTAATTCATTTGACCTAATAagtaataagaaattttaattgatttgacTCCATTTCCTGTGTGGAATTGATCTCAATCCTATCTCTCGTTAGAAATTAAGTGCACAGAGACTTGATCATTGAATAGAGTTGTTAAATAAAATCgtgaaaaaatttgaaaaatcacGAAGAGGATAAAGAGGCCAAAGCCTATAGCATTAAAGTAAATGAACTCTGACTCTTGACAAATCATGTTAATTAGGCATATGAATACGTGTCACCTTTTGGATCAAGTTAAATGGCTAGATAGCAATTCCGGATGTTGTATTTTTTCTcgaaatattaaagaaaaccaTTGAGCTCATCACTGATTGCATTTTTATGCAACAGTCATAGTCCCTCTTAGTGGTGCTGAATCGAtcaagatataaaataatattaaaaattgaaattactgTTGGAATAGGTGGATATCTATTGGTCAATAAATGCTTAAGTTGAAGTTATATGTGGCGAATTCTTTGTTGCCCTTTTATGGTAGGTTTGGCTAATGTGTTTGATATAACTCATTTCATTACTATACCTAAAAGACATATATAACTTGCCCACTTACCTGAGGATTGAGGTAAGAATCAATACCGTCACGTAAGATTGTTCTAAATGTCTCAAATTAGATAAACTTACCAAACTGGCTTTGCTTTCACATCTGTCTTTTTCGTCGTTATTTCCTGACAATGGAATTGAGGAACTATACTTTAAATTCAAAAAGCCAAATAGAAgggcaaaaggaagaaaattaattagaaaagaatataataaaagatGATATGCATGATATCCTTTTATTCAACTTAATAAAGTTGGAATCCAAGTCATTCTTCAACAACCAACTTGATATTATTTCTTCCATTCCTCTCATCAGCTCTTAGGTTTTTCTCCAAGTTCAAGAGTCATAACGCACAAGGTTCGCCACAAAATCCTACACCTTTCTACTTTGTGATGATGAGATTCTCGAAAGCGCACAGCTATagcttttttttgttatatatatatatatatatatatatatatatatatatatatatatattagagggAAGAAGCGACCATTTTGGAATATATACCATAATGCATTTGCCCTCCGCGATATGATCACAGACCAACAAGAATATGGTCATTGGTCAATATATatagaaagataaaattaagatatatatTGCATGAACTGTGATCTTGTGTAGTCTTTTCAATAAGACTCTTCACGGAATGACAGAATAAAACTTCGCAAACATtgctttttcattaaaattattagAGCTCTTTTTGGCTGTAATGGATCGAGTTGATATTCACTTTCCTAGGATAGGGAGTATCATAAAACAATTAAGGAAAATGGATTTTGAAGGTAGAGAATAGAAATCCAATTCATGCTCAATATTATCTCTATAGCTCTTGCGGGCTAATTAGAAATACAAAGCACCTTACGTGATCTAAGGACAACATAACTGGGtttataactttaattttaactttttatcttaattttttaaaagatttatataGGCTGTGATATTATTTTGAAAGTCAatagtttattttctaaatatatatgatttaaataatccttatttaattgattaaaaagttGGAGCTTGTTGCAAAATATTTAACCATGCCGCtgcaaattaaatttgaagattgagtatgtatatttattttctttttaattaatatatttaaattgattatgaataaaacaaacaaacctcTTCTCACTCtgttgctgttttttttttaaatatatttatttattaaaatatatatgggGATACTAAAGATGTGGAAAGGATAGAAGGTTAAATCTAAGAAGCCATATCTGCAACATTAACTACACTTCGATATTAAATATTGCAAGTGTTATCATGTGGGCAATTGCCTCATTGACTTCTACTGTGTACAGGAAtggatggaaaaaaaaagaagctttttGGTACATATGCTATCAACCGGTCTTACATATGGGAATACGTATGCACGCTTAAAAAAAAAGCTGAATTTAGACCTAAAAATAAGGTGGTGAAATTAAGAGCAATGAAAATCTGTGTAGGCATAGGTCCATTTTCATCAAAATATAATCACAACAATctgtttatttaatatattaaattccaaatacaagatttttttttttacaacaattcGAAATACAAGTTATAGCGTTGAAACACCAATCGTCTTATCATCATCATTAAATCTGAAGCAGGCTACagtgttaattaattaacccATAACAATGATAGAATAAGTTACCAATAagtgattttcatttttaaaatccaACTCATACAGGTGACATGATTTGGGGATGATCCCTGAATCCTGATGAGCCAACTCCCTAGCTAACGTATATAacatactttttaatatatatatatatatatatatataaataatcaacaattttttattaacaaacatTTATATGAAACTTTTTTTAAGCATCATTTACGTGAAGCTTATTAAATGATGAGTGGAGGATATGAATCTCTTCATAAGAAACATATCGtatattgaatagaaaaaaagattCAGAGTAATTCGAAGTtggatcaaaatataaataaaatttaataaaaaattatttttattaaaagtcgaattcaagtattatttgaacaattcaattttaactttaatatattaatcatttgtttaaaatatttttcatatataagtaTACATACATACCTAGCATTTTGTCATATAAAGTTAAAGATGAGTATTAATATATAACACACTGTCTATCAATTTTGATAAACAAATGATATCAATTATTTTCACaaacttattatttaattcACATTAGATACCCGGCGGTAAGGTGGTTATCTGTATGAAGCTTAAGAAGGGAATTCAAATAGCACGATTGTGAAAGAAAACGCTGGACTTGAGGTGGTGTTTATGGTATACCTAATGTgaattaaataataagttttcACAAATTACCTTACTTATTTTCATGCCATTTCTTATACAAGGAAGAACTAGTACTACTAATTACGGCATTTTCTTATACAAGGATGAACTAGTACTAGTTACGGTCAAAATTCCAACCAATTACAAATAGATTCTCCTTCGCTCATGTCGATCATGCTTCTCCATTCTTATTTGCTATTCTTACATCATGGAATCATTTTGGAAagcaataaaagtaaatagaTTTTGGAAACCATTTGATGGATTGATTatggaataaaaataagaataaaactaAGAAGGAAAAGATGAATTATATATGCTATCAGATACACTGCTGtttgcaaaaaaaagaaagaaaaaagaacttgATATATATTATGACTTATGACAAAAGTATatgtcctctctctctctctctctctctctctctctctctctctatatatatatatatatatatatatatatatatatatatatatatatatatccattggtcgttattaaattttcttttgctgaaACTACGAAACTACAGATGGGACTGTTGTTAGTTCTACTATATTTGTACCAAAGAAAAAGTGAAACCTATCAGTAATTCCAATATATGGCATACGTATATATCGAATCTATTTGGATGGATAAGAACAAACaatcatatcatttttttacgAACGATCATATCatttaatatgaaataattgtttttcttctaaactttattttaAGACAGAAGTGACACTTTGTTATTAATAACCGATGAAAAATTAGAAGGAAAGACTACaatatgcattttaaaaaatacaataatattcTGCTAAATATAcgtttttaaagtttaaagggCAATCAACACACATATCACATAtgacaaatttgaattttccattatttttatttgaacagtAATTCAATTCAATCTAAAGTGTaaactataataataacatCTACATATCAAATCCAAAGAATTGAAGTATAATATTTCTTAAATTCACCAtcctataaaataaatttattcatgtATGAACATGAGATTCATGTTCAACCACCCATATTATCACAATTGGTTGTTCCACTCACTTTGTTCCATGCATGAATATGATCTAGAAGCTACCTAAAATCCATGCGAGACGTCACATAGCATCTTGAGGCAAAAAGGAGAAGTGAGATAAAGATGTGTTGCCAGGTAGGGTGCTCTCATCCAatatctactttttttttcaaaattttctaccCATCATGAGGCATAGTGGTACCGAGTAAGTATCCCTCCTTCATCATCACTCATTATAAATAGATATGTAACTCTCTTTGTCCTCCAACCAATTTTCCAATCAAAAGTGGAAAATCTCTCACTCTCTTGCTTCCATAATATGGATAACATTGTATTAAAGATGACTAGTTTATACACCTTGgttcttttacttttactttttctatCTTATAGGCCTgctctttcattttcttctagaCATAGGCAATATTGGGGTGGTGGGAGGATATTGAGCTCTGGTGATCATAATGGTGATCTTGTGACTAATTTGCCTGGCCAGCCTGGGGTGAATTTCCAGCACTATGCTGGATATGTCACAGTCAATGAAACCAATGGAAGAGCACTCTTTTACTGGTTCTATGAGGCTATCACCAAGCCAGAAGAGAAACCATTGGTGCTTTGGCTTAATGGAGGTAAAAAAGCAGATACTAATTAATGTCTTCTGTTTTAATATGATgtgaaattttttaacatttggaCTTTGGAATTGTAGATAATTgtcaaaacaacaaaatttgagTGAATAGTGTGCATGGCAACAGATTTATGATCAAGCATGTCATAAGATCATATAGTATAAAACTGTATGTCACATATTTTATTGGACTGGCTGCGACATTTCACTTGAGTCATTCGAATGTTTAAGGAGAAATCCATGTCTTtatcaacaattaaaataagtaattattaattaacctctagattttcattttcttttaatttttcttaggtGGAGAAAGAGAGTTTATTAGGTGGCAGCTAATCATAGAGGGTTTACAACACTTTTGATTTCATTCGCTGTTTGTTAAGTTGCTTATGTTCTCTGCTAAGGTGACAACATGATTTTGTGTTACAGGCCCTGGGTGCTCTTCTGTGGGATATGGAGCAACACAGGAGATTGGTCCATTTTTAGTGGACACTGATGGCCAAGGCCTCAAATTTAATAACTTCTCTTGGAACAGAGGTATTATGATGATGACCACTAGTACTATATACACATACTTTCAGCCACAAGCTCACTTTTCTTTTCATGCCATAATGCATAAAATTCTGATGATGAACCACAACTAGTGCTCCATTATTGGTCCCcacaaaataattgttaatattGTGATGTGTTATTCATGGAACACCTCttctaataatttatacaacacTTTGTCTTTTTTCTATTACATCATTTATCACATCTcatgcttctttcttttttctttaaattctcttttagtttaaaatatgttatataaattaacatttctcttaCTAATTGGTGTGCTAAGAAATCATGATATCTGTGATGTTGCAGAAGCCAACATGTTATTCTTGGAATCTCCTGTTGGAGTGGGCTTTTCATACTCAAATACAAGCAGTGACTATGACCAATTGGGAGATGAATTGACAGGTCATTACTTAATCTTAATGTTGCTGCTGCATAATGAGCAGCAACCACTATGTCATTTTCTTTAATGTGGGTTGCATTTTCTATTATTTGAAGCTTATGGAAAGCAGATCTAGCTCTGACAAATTCGGTTGTGCTCTTTCTGTTATTTGTGACAGCTAATGATGCTTACTCTTTTCTTCACAATTGGTTCCAAAAGTTTCCATCCTATAGAATTAGGACATTTTACATAGCAGGGGAGAGCTATGCAGGTAttgaaaaaagtgaaaatttgGAATACCTTTTTCTGCATAAGTGATTTTTTGGGATcaattattctaattaaattaatcatcgATACAACTATTTattttcaggaaaatatgtACCAGAGCTGGCTGAACTCATCCATGATAGGAACAAGGACCCCTCCCTCTATATTGATCTCAAGGGTATTCTGGTATGGTCCCAcacaatttaaaaatgaaaaaaaaacgcttaataaaaaaaaatggcataGCGAATCTTTCTTTACTAAGAATATTTCCTATCTAGTCTAGCTAgcatttctatatttttgttcAAGAATAGGATTTGAAAATAGACATCATGTTCCACCATCAATAGCTGAGATATTTGTAAAGCAACTTTTTTACTTGTCATCACTATAATTTAAAGTTTTCATTGTGATAGTTAATGGGTTGAACCCTCTTCATTGATCTCTTGTCATCACCATTTTCACGgttttagttatttataaaagtgCAATTCCTAATTGCACTTTTAGTTATTTCATATGCGATTCCAATGTGACATGCCACGTGGAATCAcacttcaaatattttttctcttagaaacaaaatgctaatgtGTCAATGTTAGACTGTTGGCAAGTGCATCAAATTATCACAAATACAAAGTTAAAATGGAAGTTTGAATATCGAATCTACAAGAACTTTATTTGTACTTATGTAggtgaatatataatttttaggcaataaataaattgatttgaaaagatTGCGAGTAAATTAAATTgacagaaaattaaattaaattaaacaaggaaataaattaattaatcaaaaacaaaaaagatgagaaaaatcaatattatagaagttaaattcagaagatgagaatgttggaaacTTAGCCTACCAAAGCTACTCTTTGATGAATgaattttctctatttataattattccaatttatACACTTGCATCTACTTATTTACTCTAACCAAGATCCCTCAAGTGAAAGAGTCTAACTTATTTATCTTCTCTCCTAAATCTCTTTGTAGAGATAAAATAGTTAGATTGCATTAAGAATATAAATGTATAACAGACTAAACAAAATCAATCTAtccctagtgatgactttatttagatactatttcctagttctattagaaaataacgtTTCCCAAtgctacccctaaaacttaccatgcaaatggatgatcaagccataaacaacaacattaagcacaagaaaggataaacaaaaggtaataatattaaatagataggaagagaatTACATTAAAAGTAATTGGTTGTCAAGTTTCCAACAAgaggggtttagcctctcattgtcatagAAGATTTCACAATTGcaagagaagaatatttagTAAATGGGAATAGATAAGAAAGGAAATGGAGGGAAGAAATGACtcttaatgattatttttccttcttctagCCTTCGCTttctataaggaattgtatttttttgaattttctgtgtgctttttccttcttctctttcctAGATAAGCTTAGTTTTCATGCAACCTTCGCGCTAAGTACGCttgtcgcgcttagcgagtatgACGGTGATCCTCACGCTTAGTGCGTGACTCACGCTAAGCGCGTTTCTTTCCTGGATTAGCCTTCACTTTTCTGAATTATCTTCCTAGCACTGTTAACTTATTGACAAGTGCACCAATTCGTCCAAGTAGTAATTTAAAATGGTAAGATTGAATATTGCTTCCATATGGATTTCATTTGTAATCAAGATGATGTATATCCAATTTTTGTACAACTAATGAATAGATTTATGAAGAGCAATTTGAGGCATTTTTGTGAAGTAAACAAACTATACTGATCTAAGCTATGAttgaataagaaaaacaaacactgGGAGTGGCAAAGGATTGTGAACGCATGATTTGAATATGTTGGGGGCTTTGCTATCGAAACTACTCTTGATgcgatataattaatttttctctattcaaTATTACCCTAATTATCACTTACATCTATTAATGTACCCTAATTTAGATTCCTCACATGAGAGAGCCTAATTCccctaatatttttcttaatcccTTAAGAATTAAATTAGTTGAATCGTATGACTAATGGAGATGCATAAATAGGCTAACCAATCTCacactatccctagcaatgaaGCATTTAGATGTTCTTTCCAGTTCTAAGgataaaaagacattttttaatgcctaaaccctaaacataGCATAtatatgggtgatcaaaccaaatACATGTGAATAAGCAGAGAAAGATACAATGAAAACTATGAATAGCATTAAACAAATAGCGAGAGTCATTACATCAAGAGAGTTTAGTGGAAAGCTCCTCAACAATGAGTGGTTTAACCTCTTATTGTCACGAGAGACTTAACTATACAAAAGGGATGCAATGTGTTGATGAATGGAAAGAAGATGGGTGTGGAGGTAGTTGGTAGCTCCTAATGATTGTTGTCACGTGCAAAGCGCAAGTAAGTGACTGAGCACTAAGCGCGCAACACGCGCTAAGCATATCTTTACGTGACATCCAACTCTCCAAGCAGCTTCCTAAGTGGCttcagctcgctaagcgagcattgTACGCTAAGCAAAAATCATCAGGCTTCAACTTCTCTTCCAATCCCTCATCTGTatttctacaaaacaaaaaccaccAAAACAGTATAAATCTAACAATTTAGGCATTTAATACACAAAAACTCAAAGGATATCAAAATTCCAATGATTCATACAAAAAGAAGTAATAAAAGAGGAGAAAATTGATGATTCCTATATATCTTAATTGTAGAATATGCTTATGCGCATTAGTTATCAGGCGCTAAGCATGCTTTTTCCACTGAACCTGTGCTTCGCGCTAAGCGCCTGAGACATGCTAAGAGCACCTCTTCAAAATTTCAATATGTTCTTTTGGACTTTACTTTACTCATTAAGCATCATAAATTTatcaacttttaatattttttacacaaaaacttaaatgatgttaaaataataattatttgcacaaaaaaaaataagaaagaaaaattaccaattcctatataatttaatctcaaaatatacttataaataataattatgagtCAATCAAGTTTTCAAGTCAAATTTAGGGTTAAATTAAGTCAATAGTCAAAACAAACCTTAGCCAACACATGTTTTTTGAatgatcatattttaaaaattagtctcTAAAAGTGTCTCAAACGAATCAATCAACCATATAAAGTCAGTAGGATgcaaataattaacataaatatgAAGGGCaaattaagtattattattacttttaattaattattttgcagttGGGTAATCCTGAAACATCTGATGCTGAGGACTGGATGGGTCTGGTTGATTATGCTTGGAGCCATGCTGTGATATCTGATGAAACTCatcaaacaatcaaaacaaGTTGTGACTTTAACAGCACTGATCCATGGCGAAATAAAGATTGTAGCCAAGCTGTGGATGAAGTTCTCAAACAATACAATGAAATTGATATCTATAGTCTCTACACCTCTGTTTGCTTTGCCAGTACAGCAAGCTCAGACGATCAATCCATGCAAACTTCCATGAAGCGTTCATCTAAAATGGTGCGTGAAGAAAATATCATACTCGTATATATGACACTTTTttcattgaaaaaagaaaactgctttcaacattatccataaaatatatatgtattgttggatgaataatttaaataagtatttatttatatgataaacAAAACTTGATGGAAAATTGATTTGAGAGGAATTGACTATTCTGATACTTACTTATTTAATTTGGTTGACTAGATGCCTAGGATGTTGGGTGGCTATGATCCGTGCCTTGATGGCTATGCTAAAGCCTTTTATAATAAACCAGATGTTCAGAAGGCTCTTCATGCCAGCGATGGTCACAATCTAAAGAAATGGAGCATTTGCAAGTAACATTTTTAAACCCTTAATTTCTACTTTTCTTATATATCAAAACTTTAGAAATGCACTAATATATATAGAATCTTAGGTTTATATTTTGTGtctttattttctatattatatgtggttaattattttttgctaaacaatttttaatttaattattaaatgtagTGACAAGATATTCAATGACTGGGCCGATTCAAAGCCATCTGTTATCCCAATTTACAAGAAGCTTATTTCAGCAGGACTTAGGATTTGGGTTTATAGGTAAATACTATTGACTATATATCAACCTAGCTTATTAATGTTCATGGAATAGCTGCTGCATTTTCTTGTAGCTTCTTTTCATCATATTAATTGCGTTGTTGAAATGGTTTCAGTGGAGATACAGATGGTAGAGTACCAGTGCTGTCGACAAGGTACAGCTTAAGCCCTCTTGCGTTGCCTATCACTAAATCATGGAGGCCCTGGTACCATGACAATGAGGTATAACTAAGAGATCATGGAAGCAAATTGGCTTAACCCTCCTGCACAAAATTCTagtttttatctatatatataatttatattgtatGCAAAGCTATTAATTAATAACTcgttattaaataaattcaaacaCGTGCTTCACTGAAGTTACCAACTATTTTATTGACAAAAGTATTCAGTGTAGCCGTGTAGGAacaatatctaattaattggtGAATAAAGAAATTCGAAGAGTGGTTAATGAGTAATCTCTCATTTAGTTAGTTGGCAGCAGATtgctaatttattaatattaaaatgatcatGAAGATATATAGTTTtgctagaattttttattttattttatcgatGTCCTTAAAGTTCCTAAACATTAcatgtatcaattttttttacgttCTATTATTATATTGGAACAGGTTAGCGGGTGGTTTGAAGAATATGAGGGGCTTACATTTGCAACGTTTCGAGGAGCTGGCCATGCAGTTCCCTGTTTTAAACCAAGC contains:
- the LOC114419509 gene encoding serine carboxypeptidase-like 31, which produces MDNIVLKMTSLYTLVLLLLLFLSYRPALSFSSRHRQYWGGGRILSSGDHNGDLVTNLPGQPGVNFQHYAGYVTVNETNGRALFYWFYEAITKPEEKPLVLWLNGGPGCSSVGYGATQEIGPFLVDTDGQGLKFNNFSWNREANMLFLESPVGVGFSYSNTSSDYDQLGDELTANDAYSFLHNWFQKFPSYRIRTFYIAGESYAGKYVPELAELIHDRNKDPSLYIDLKGILLGNPETSDAEDWMGLVDYAWSHAVISDETHQTIKTSCDFNSTDPWRNKDCSQAVDEVLKQYNEIDIYSLYTSVCFASTASSDDQSMQTSMKRSSKMMPRMLGGYDPCLDGYAKAFYNKPDVQKALHASDGHNLKKWSICNDKIFNDWADSKPSVIPIYKKLISAGLRIWVYSGDTDGRVPVLSTRYSLSPLALPITKSWRPWYHDNEVSGWFEEYEGLTFATFRGAGHAVPCFKPSNSLAFFSSFLNGESPPSTK